In Brachypodium distachyon strain Bd21 chromosome 2, Brachypodium_distachyon_v3.0, whole genome shotgun sequence, one genomic interval encodes:
- the LOC100841216 gene encoding pollen-specific leucine-rich repeat extensin-like protein 1, producing MDSAHARNGGSSAGTAPSTSDRYSSAEADDNGSAGGAKVWVLVLLFSLIVLLLLPSAVRRGGSGGGGGFQRGGITLKSGWDVVNLCLVLFAILCGLLGRGGGDGDSPGAAAAAKDHRQVSPVAAPEPTAEAGEEASTEDVWAGINNSSAASYSGIRRLKSTSSYPELRLDSDGVWGLASPELAWRSYDDAELYRTRRLERTTSALDADRPPPLRRPTPPEEEKTIPVDTYEVRSRRSQAQAQEPRRRRRSIERLPKMAVVDEEERTHPTETLPTLARSRRWSPEDLDYATPGVPERTVHPTETLPTLARRRTWSPEDLYAAAAELETPVEVASVEPPPPPVARRRRRSMENLPKVEELEPEIITQEIKVNDPFSSSSPAMFPPGTPPPPPPPPPGAMSRSKKKRSGSVGGAKELASAIALFYQKKRKSIIMKRERHHHSKHHHHHHHLSDDHYSSPSSEASASPEATTRTSRPPPPPPPPPPPPPSSIFSNLFKNKKGGSKSRRIYSVAPPPPTRSRKPPTPPSRTAPPAPPPPPVMTRPPRPHAHPQQQPPRAPVYRQPTPRAQQLPLYPRREVVYYTYPLPPPSPPMPPPPPPPPMSEGEEEAPSVTASPAPSYCASPDVNAKADNFIERFRAGLKLEKINSYREKLQIQEGATVTVAEEDGEFMVIGSLFEDDDDDMSLPETPVTATAATAAVAVGY from the coding sequence ATGGACAGCGCGCACGCAAGGAACGGCGGGTCGAGCGCCGGCACGGCTCCTAGCACCAGCGACAGGTACTCCAGCGCCGAGGCCGACGACAAtggcagcgccggcggcgccaagGTGTGGGTCCTCGTGCTCCTCTTCTCCCTGatcgtgctcctcctcctcccgtccgCGGTGCGGCGGGGCGGgtcaggaggcggcggcgggttccAGCGTGGCGGGATTACGCTCAAGAGCGGCTGGGACGTCGTCAACCTCTGCCTCGTCCTCTTCGCCATCCTCTGCGGGCTTCTCGGCCGAGGCGGGGGCGATGGGGACtctcccggcgccgcggcggcggccaaggaCCATCGACAGGtgtcgccggtggcggcgccggagccgacCGCGGAGGCCGGAGAGGAGGCCTCCACCGAGGATGTGTGGGCGGGCATCAACaactcgtcggcggcgagctaCTCGGGGATCCGGCGGCTGAAGAGCACGAGCTCGTACCCGGAGCTGAGGCTGGACAGCGACGGCGTGTGGGGCCTCGCGTCGCCGGAGCTGGCCTGGCGGTCCTACGACGACGCCGAGCTCTACAGGACCAGGCGGCTGGAGCGGACGACTTCGGCCTTGGACGCggaccgcccgccgccgctgaggaggccgacgccgccggaggaggagaagacgaTCCCGGTGGACACGTACGAGGTGCGCAGCAGGAGATCGCAGGCACAGGCTCaggagccgaggaggcggaggcggagcatCGAGAGGCTCCCCAAGATGGCCGtggtggatgaggaggagaggaCGCATCCCACGGAGACTCTTCCCACGCTGGCGAGGAGCAGGCGGTGGAGCCCGGAGGATCTGGATTACGCTACGCCGGGAGTACCGGAGAGGACAGTACATCCCACGGAGACTCTTCCCACGCTCGCGAGGCGCAGGACGTGGAGCCCGGAGGATCTgtacgccgctgccgcggaaCTGGAGACGCcggtggaggtggcgtccgtggaaccaccgccgccgccagtggctcggcggcgccggcgcagcaTGGAGAATCTGCCGAAAGTGGAAGAACTGGAGCCGGAGATTATAACCCAAGAGATCAAGGTGAACGACCCGTTCTCCTCCTCATCGCCTGCCATGTTTCCCCCGggaacgccgccgccaccgcctcctccgccgccgggggCAATGTCACGAAGCAAAAAGAAGAGGAGCGGCAGCGTGGGCGGCGCCAAGGAACTGGCCTCCGCCATTGCTCTGTTCTACCAGAAGAAGCGCAAGAGCATCATCATGAAGAGGGAGAGGCACCACCACAGCaagcatcatcatcaccaCCATCATCTGTCCGACGACCACTACTCGTCTCCTTCGTCCGAAGCATCGGCGAGTCCCGAAGCCACCACCCGCACCAGccgtcccccgccgccgccgccaccgccacctcctcctccgccgtcatccatcttctccaacctctTCAAGAACAAGAAAGGGGGCAGCAAGAGCCGCCGCATCTACTCcgtcgcgccgcctcctcccacgCGGTCGAGGAAACCACCAACGCCTCCGTCTCGCACAGCTCCcccggcgcccccgccgcctccggtgATGACGCGGCCCCCACGCCCGCACGCGcacccgcagcagcagccgccacGCGCGCCGGTGTACCGACAACCGACGCCACGCGCGCAGCAGCTGCCACTGTACCCCAGGCGCGAGGTCGTCTACTACACCTACCCTCTCCCGCCGCCTTCGCCCCCaatgcccccgccgccgcctccaccgccgatgtcggaaggagaggaggaggctccCTCGGTCacggcgtcgccggcgccgtcgtacTGCGCGAGCCCGGACGTGAACGCCAAGGCGGACAACTTCATCGAACGCTTCCGCGCCGGGCTGAAGCTGGAGAAGATCAACTCGTACAGGGAGAAGTTGCAGATCCAGGAAGGCGCTACGGTGAccgtggcggaggaggacggggaGTTCATGGTCATCGGCTCGCTCTTCGAAGACGATGATGACGATATGTCGTTGCCGGAGAcgccggtcaccgccaccgcggccacggccgccgtcgccgtcggctACTAA